A single Anopheles arabiensis isolate DONGOLA chromosome 2, AaraD3, whole genome shotgun sequence DNA region contains:
- the LOC120893664 gene encoding uncharacterized protein LOC120893664, producing MSGQHGRSVFVNSCIKKPLSPSSKRPNPSFLVPQCSLDRGLEDPRTQQAMSTITRKKASIKCPLARNGQYRRSKCCSLTHQLRKETDSFQTMVQFYDSIPDYNELLHLPREEFYCRLNTLKKKQRELKSICFTGELPERRSTSCRPPLSPEPASGEVQGLGKHDDYKNGGSESAPCAQGDAGGASNANARPGAGLAEEDGDSLHSWSKSPPTVVDTAQESKAPPDSAARKGSAKSVRIDSGPKECHSLRDELGCGTRYRSGTPYVSDPDESSAPTAKDGATPTASTATCATPTASSDFVERYDRYVKRSLRCKSASPIRNLTNVTIPQPYKMTQREEEQRTLQELLVASKSAFPSREALADGGTARSTQFRANPVPITSRIPLFETIMADQENRSRLAKLNAEIELQSQIKPFHFSERLNRGHSRCLSRSLSSPALLSTGLESDGGLRRTRHTFKAKPCPKKLFSSYFHTKAWEDEYFRHLNKRLRAEEMLRQAALPPSMARRERAERKGGCLSRHSGGEETQPKERPGSSGKKSKRKRKSRKPTKRRKSVEEKCAEYFASVHDPSRIPYPTSNSSCSNSTDNNRGSGDTPAPIYPVNRPNLAATLRTEWCRKKLRDMELDDTTADRKKAPRFRWGVKKSQAFQNLNLDHTHEEELNLRLATRRAEQRLRQEEHAINMELMRQRVKAAPLLLEGPPQWGPRLGHVAHRCASLNREAEQTQHRSKPPEGKLGKAIAQKLSAGGGGAPSKKCDSPVTSSSTSTGSHQGRAGTGEDVRRHRQRTVAAEQRRNAGNGSKLSTYSFDSTGKLSYKACDSELLSLSDA from the exons ATGTCGGGACAGCACGGTCGGTCGGTGTTTGTGAACTCCTGCATCAAGAAACCGCTCAGCCCGTCCAGCAAGCGACCGAACCCATCCTTCCTGGTGCCCCAGTGCAGTCTCGACCGGGGGCTGGAGGATCCGCGTACCCAGCAAGCGATGAGCACGATCACGCGCAAGAAGGCATCGATCAAGTGTCCGCTGGCCAGAAATGGCCAGTACCGCCGGTCCAAGTGCTGCTCGCTCACTCACCAGCTGCGCAAGGAGACGGACAGCTTTCAGACGATGGTCCAGTTCTACGACAGCATACCGGACTACAACGAGCTGCTGCATCTGCCGCGCGAAGAGTTCTACTGCCGGCTGAACACgctgaagaagaagcagcgcGAGCTGAAATCGATCTGCTTTACGGGGGAGCTGCCCGAGCGCCGGTCCACCAGCTGCCGTCCACCGCTGTCACCCGAGCCAGCGAGCGGTGAAGTTCAAGGGCTCGGCAAGCACGACGACTACAAGAACGGCGGCAGCGAGAGTGCTCCCTGTGCCCAGGGCGACGCTGGTGGTGCATCGAACGCAAACGCTCGCCCGGGCGCAGGACTGGCAGAGGAGGACGGTGACTCGCTGCACTCCTGGAGCAAATCGCCCCCGACGGTCGTGGACACGGCGCAGGAGAGCAAGGCCCCCCCGGACAGTGCGGCACGCAAAGGATCCGCCAAGTCGGTGCGCATCGACAGCGGGCCGAAGGAGTGTCACAGTCTGCGGGACGAGCTGGGTTGTGGTACACGGTACCGTTCCGGCACGCCGTACGTGTCCGATCCGGACGAGAGCAGCGCACCGACGGCGAAGGACGGCGCCACGCCCACCGCCTCCACCGCCACGTGCGCGACGCCGACCGCCAGCTCGGACTTTGTCGAGCGGTACGATCGGTACGTGAAGCGCAGCCTGCGCTGCAAATCGGCCAGCCCGATACGCAACCTGACCAACGTGACCATCCCGCAGCCGTACAAGATGACGCAGCGCGAGGAGGAGCAGCGCACGCTGCAGGAGCTGCTGGTGGCAAGCAAGAGCGCCTTCCCGTCGAGGGAAGCGCTGGCCGACGGTGGGACCGCTCGGTCGACCCAGTTCCGGGCGAACCCGGTCCCGATCACGTCCCGCATACCGCTGTTCGAGACGATCATGGCGGACCAGGAGAACCGGAGCCGGCTGGCCAAGCTGAATGCCGAGATCGAGCTGCAGTCGCAGATTAAGCCGTTTCACTTTTCCGAGCGGCTGAACCGGGGCCACAGTCGGTGCCTCAGCCGGAGCCTTTCGTCGCCGGCCCTGCTCAGTACGGGACTGGAGTCGGACGGGGGGTTGCGCCGGACACGCCACACGTTCAAGGCCAAACCGTGCCCGAAGAAGCTGTTCAGTAGCTACTTTCACACGAAAGCCTGGGAGGACGAGTACTTTCGCCATCTGAACAAGCGGCTGCGGGCGGAGGAAATGTTACGGCAAGCCGCCCTCCCACCATCGATGGCCCGGCGGGAGCGGGCAGAGCGCAAGGGCGGCTGTCTATCGCGCCACTCCGGCGGCGAGGAAACGCAACCGAAGGAACGGCCCGGCTCGTCGGGCAAAAAGTCCAAGCGCAAGCGAAAATCGCGCAAACCGACCAAGCGGCGGAAAAGTGTGGAGGAAAAGTGTGCGGAATACTTTGCGTCCGTGCACGACCCATCCCGG ATTCCGTACCCGACGAGCAACTcgagctgcagcaacagcacggaCAACAACCGTGGGTCGGGCGATACGCCGGCACCAATCTATCCGGTCAACCGGCCGAACCTGGCCGCCACCCTGCGGACGGAATGGTGCCGCAAGAAGCTGCGCGACATGGAGCTGGACGATACGACCGCGGACAGGAAGAAGGCGCCCCGGTTCCGGTGGGGTGTGAAGAAATCGCAAGCCTTTCAAAACCTTAACCTAGA CCATACGCACGAGGAAGAGCTAAACCTGCGACTAGCGACCAGGCGGGCCGAGCAGCGGCTACGCCAGGAGGAGCACGCCATCAACATGGAGCTGATGAGGCAGCGCGTTAAGGCGGCCCCACTTCTGCTGGAAGGACCCCCGCAGTGGGGACCCCGGTTAGGCCATGTGGCACATCGCTGTGCGAGCTTAAACCGCGAAGCGGAACAAACCCAGCACCGCAGCAAGCCACCGGAGGGTAAGCTGGGCAAAGCGATCGCGCAGAAGCTGTCcgccggtggcggtggcgcacCCAGCAAGAAGTGTGACTCACCCGTTACATcgtccagcaccagcaccgggAGCCACCAGGGGCGGGCAGGGACCGGTGAGGATGTGCGGCGGCATCGACAAAGAACCGTAGCAGCGGAGCAGCGTCGCAATGCCGGCAATGGCAGCAAGCTAAGCACGTACTCGTTCGACTCGACCGGCAAGCTAAGCTACAAGGCGTGCGATAGCGAGCTGCTGAGCCTGTCGGATGCGTAG
- the LOC120893666 gene encoding uncharacterized protein LOC120893666 translates to MSTSFLTRGLSSFLFKSFAIGSSSVAGRTAGPNQSLFHSTSNTEPEDSVRFDKLETVPSACIQLFVTLTLTIISVIYTLQQCDTTTVCVYYYMLLYLRGVYWAIVYLIHLYTKSRHQSLNRCGHHTFAARVHRHKKSSLQLVTLSNMVLLTVHTAMGHGFGETFMQRCFVEGFSSVVFVASFTLLETMVIVPVQLSYIVQVRVFNLTRPMPDAQHSANDLSLRLCPAEDYSVNDSFKSIADPKEFVQLQAALISKLKEENDQLHSRIQEARCMVELAPNQSLNYSLAEQSMVGGY, encoded by the exons ATGTCGACCTCCTTTCTTACTCGTGGTTTATCGTCGTTTCTGTTTAAATCGTTTGCAATCGGTTCGTCCAGCGTCGCGGgtcgaactgccggtccgaacCAGTCCCTGTTCCATTCCACCAGCAACACCGAGCCGGAggattcggttcggtttgatAAGCTAGAAACGGTGCCCAGCGCATG CATCCAACTGTTTGTTACCCTTACGCTGACGATCATTTCGGTGATCTACACACTGCAGCAATGTGATACCACCACGGTGTGCGTGTACTACTACATGCTGCTCTACCTGCGTGGCGTCTATTGGGCGATTGTTTAT CTAATCCATCTGTACACTAAAAGCCGCCACCAAAGCCTGAATCGCTGCGGCCACCATACGTTCGCCGCGAGGGTACACCGGCACAAGAAATCCAGCCTGCAGCTGGTGACGCTATCGAACATGGTGCTGCTAACGGTACACACCGCGATGGGTCACGGCTTTGGGGAAACGTTTATGCAACGGTGCTTTGTGGAGGGCTTTTCGTCCGTTGTGTTTGTAGCGTCCTTCACCCTGCTGGAGACGATGGTTATTGTGCCGGTACAGCTATCTTACATCG TTCAAGTTCGCGTGTTCAATCTGACCCGCCCGATGCCCGACGCACAGCACAGCGCTAACGATCTGAGCTTAAGACTGTGCCCGGCCGAGGATTACAGCGTCAACGACAGCTTCAAGAGCATTGCCGATCCGAAAGAGTTCGTCCAGCTGCAGGCAGCGTTGATAAGTAAGCTGAAGGAGGAGAACGATCAGCTGCACAGCAGGATACAGGAGGCAAGATGTATGGTCGAACTCGCGCCGAACCAATCGCTCAACTACTCGCTGGCGGAGCAATCTATGGTTGGAGGTTATTGA
- the LOC120893668 gene encoding uncharacterized protein LOC120893668 has product MSTHSDTPPQSNSSKLYSPPCLMEGKPRFRPIFVISLFSAHLFLAIVIITAGTVASVAGWPQPAGDTDRSSSVYFLIIYLRIVYWLVTYVIHERNKAEFVRLAEPDFDHYRALAVYRKAPLQIATLWNVILLTVQNQVRYLFPYERPDHGAGGALNPAITPQVFVVVVCALELLVLLCFYVPLVRILIDVRRGEGHGKVTDLRYRRMTDTELAEQPIEWQLERQAVLIKRLRAERDRLQREAKLLGVDLC; this is encoded by the exons ATGTCAACACACTCCGATACGCCGCCGCAGTCCAACAGTTCCAAACTGTACTCACCCCCATGCCTGATGGAGGGCAAACCCCGTTTTCGTCCCATCTTTGTCATCAGCTTGTTCAG CGCCCATCTGTTTCTCGCCATCGTGATCATTACGGCCGGCACGGTTGCATCGGTAGCCGGCTGGCCACAGCCCGCAGGCGACACCGATCGCTCGTCCTCCGTGTACTTCCTCATCATCTATCTGCGCATCGTGTACTGGCTGGTAACGTACGTGATCCACGAGCGCAACAAAGCCGAATTCGTACGGCTGGCCGAGCCGGACTTTGACCACTACCGGGCGCTGGCCGTCTACCGGAAGGCACCGCTGCAGATCGCAACGCTCTGGAATGTGATACTGCTGACGGTGCAGAACCAGGTGCGCTATCTGTTTCCGTACGAGCGGCCGGACCATGGGGCGGGTGGCGCACTGAATCCCGCCATCACGCCGCAGGTGTTTGTGGTCGTCGTGTGTGCCCtcgagctgctggtgctgctctgCTTCTACGTGCCGCTGGTCCGCATCCTGATCGACGTACGGCGTGGGGAAGGGCACGGTAAGGTGACCGATCTGCGGTACCGTCGCATGACCGATACGGAACTGGCGGAGCAACCGATCGAGTGGCAGCTGGAGCGGCAAGCCGTCCTGATCAAGCGGCTGCGCGCGGAACGCGATCGTTTGCAGCGCGAAGCAAAGCTGCTCGGCGTTGATCTTTGCTGA
- the LOC120893667 gene encoding transmembrane protein 192-like, which yields MVSLLRNFTSNSGGRFFDESSRMDDSRTMLDPILATEDDDSFRPLRTVPAFSIHLLISSCISLTGIILAATWEDSRRCEAYFIMLYLRAAFWIITYLFDHIVRAHHEKLRLNGYHDFHRATDQHKAVPLQIVSLWNTFLLAIQTLIQHYYGDAFGEKCIAVGLLSPIIYITAFSGLETVVLCIVNGSYIAAVRRFNRTASPPDALQDNRGFSGGSLGLTQRGLSTAELLEKQADLIKYLKDHNLKLNQKIMQMNAQVRTVTYPG from the exons ATGGTCAGTCTGTTACGGAACTTTACATCAAACTCG GGTGGACGTTTCTTTGATGAATCATCGAGAATGGACGACAGCAGAACGATGCTCGATCCCATCCTAGCGACGGAGGATGACGACAGCTTTCGACCGCTCCGCACGGTTCCAGCATTCAG CATTCATCTGCTGATATCGAGCTGTATTTCCTTGACCGGAATCATTCTAGCGGCTACATGGGAGGATAGCCGACGATGTGAGGCTTACTTTATAATGCTTTATTTACGAGCCGCGTTTTGGATTATTACCTAC CTGTTCGATCACATCGTACGGGCACATCACGAAAAGTTAAGGCTGAACGGCTATCACGATTTCCACCGTGCGACCGACCAGCACAAAGCCGTGCCGCTACAGATAGTGTCGCTGTGGAACACGTTCCTGCTCGCGATCCAAACGCTGATTCAGCACTACTACGGTGACGCATTCGGCGAAAAGTGCATCGCGGTCGGTTTGCTGTCCCCGATTATTTACATCACCGCCTTCTCCGGGCTGGAAACGGTTGTGCTGTGCATCGTCAATGGAAGCTACATTG CTGCTGTACGGCGATTTAATCGTACCGCTTCACCGCCGGACGCTTTGCAGGACAACCGTGGCTTCAGTGGTGGCTCGTTGGGACTTACCCAGCGTGGCCTGAGCACGGCCGAGCTGCTGGAGAAGCAGGCGGATCTGATCAAGTACTTGAAGGATCACAACTTGAAGCTGAATCAAAAGATAATGCAAATGAACGCCCAGGTGCGAACGGTCACGTATCCTGGATGA
- the LOC120893665 gene encoding eukaryotic initiation factor 4A-III, translated as MSGRRVPANEDLSNVEFETSEDVEVLPTFNSMGLREELLRGIYAYGFEKPSAIQQRSIQPIVKGRDVIAQAQSGTGKTATFSISILQSMDTTLRETQVLCLSPTRELAVQIQKVILALGDFMNVQCHACIGGTNLGEDIRKLDYGQHVVSGTPGRVFDMIKRRVLRTRSIKMLVLDEADEMLNKGFKEQIYDVYRYLPPATQVVLISATLPHEILEMTSKFMTDPIRILVKRDELTLEGIKQFFVAVEREEWKFDTLCDLYDTLTITQAVIFCNTRRKVDWLTEKMREANFTVSSMHGDMPQKERDEIMKEFRSGQSRVLITTDVWARGIDVQQVSLVINYDLPNNRELYIHRIGRSGRFGRKGVAINFVKSDDIRILRDIEQYYSTQIDEMPMNVADLI; from the exons ATGTCGGGAAGACGGGTGCCGGCGAACGAGGACCTCTCGAACGTGGAGTTCGAGACGAGCGAAGATGTGGAGGTGCTGCCGACGTTCAACTCAATGGGGCTGCGGGAAGAGCTTCTGCGGGGTATTTACGCGTACG GTTTTGAGAAACCGTCCGCCATCCAGCAGCGAAGCATTCAGCCAATCGTGAAGGGCCGTGATGTCATCGCACAGGCACAGTCCGGTACGGGTAAGACGGCCACCTTCTCGATATCCATTCTGCAGTCGATGGACACGACGTTGCGAGAGACGCAGGTCCTCTGCCTGTCCCCGACGCGCGAGTTGGCCGTGCAGATACAGAAGGTCATCCTCGCACTGGGAGATTTCATGAACGTACAGTGTCACGCCTGCATCGGCGGTACAAATCTGGGGGAGGACATTCGCAAACTGGACTACGGCCAGCACGTGGTGAGCGGCACGCCGGGCCGCGTGTTCGACATGATCAAGCGGCGCGTGCTGCGCACCCGTTCTATCAAGATGCTGGTGCTGGACGAAGCGGACGAGATGCTTAACAAAGGCTTCAAGGAACAGATCTACGACGTGTACCGGTACCTGCCGCCCGCAACGCAGGTGGTACTAATTTCCGCCACCCTGCCGCACGAAATCCTCGAAATGACCTCCAAGTTCATGACGGACCCGATCCGCATCCTGGTCAAGCGCGATGAACTGACGCTGGAAGGCATCAAGCAGTTCTTCGTGGCAGTCGAGCGGGAGGAGTGGAAGTTCGACACGCTGTGCGACCTGTACGACACGCTGACCATCACGCAGGCGGTCATCTTCTGCAACACCCGGCGCAAGGTCGACTGGCTGACGGAGAAGATGCGTGAGGCCAACTTTACCGTCAGCTCGATGCACGGCGACATGCCGCAGAAGGAGCGTGACGAGATTATGAAAGAGTTCCGGTCCGGCCAGAGCCGGGTGCTGATCACGACCGACGTTTGGGCGCGCGGTATCGACGTGCAGCAGGTGTCGCTGGTCATCAACTACGATCTGCCGAACAACCGTGAGCTGTACATCCATCGCATCGGTCGTTCGGGTCGGTTCGGGCGTAAGGGTGTTGCTATTAACTTTGTCAAATCGGACGACATCAGAATTCTGCGAGACATTGAACAATACTACTCCACGCAGATCGATGAGATGCCCATGAATGTGGCCGATCTGATCTAG